In Eubalaena glacialis isolate mEubGla1 chromosome 2, mEubGla1.1.hap2.+ XY, whole genome shotgun sequence, a single genomic region encodes these proteins:
- the VPS33B gene encoding vacuolar protein sorting-associated protein 33B, translating into MAFPHRPDAPELPDFSMLKRLARDQLIYLLEQLPGKKDLFIEADLMSPLDRIANVSILKQHEVDKLYKVENKPAFSSSEQLCFLVRPRIKNMRYIANLVNADKMAGRTRKYKVIFSPQKFYACEMVLEEEGIYGDVSCDEWAFSLLPLDVDLLSMELPEFFRDYFLEGDQCWINTVAQALHLLSTLYGPFPNCYGIGRCAKMSHELWRKLEEEEDGETKGRRPEIGHVFLLDRDVDFVTALCSQVVYEGLVDDTFRVKCGSVDFGPEVTSSDKSLKVLLNAEDKVFNEIRNEHFSNVFGFLSQKARNLQAQYDRRRGMDIKQMKNFVSQELKGLKQEHRLLSLHIGACESIMKKKTKQDFQELIKTEHALLEGFSIRESTNYIEEHIDRQVSPIESLRLMCLLSITENGLIPKDYRSLKTQYLQSYGPEHLLTFSNLRRAGLLTEQAPGDTLTAVESKVSKLVTDKAAGKITDAFSSLAKRSNFRAISKKLNLIPRVDGEYDLKVPRDMAYVFSGAYVPLSCRIIEQVLERQSWQGLDEVVRLLNCSELAFTDMTKEDKASSESLRLILVVFLGGCTFSEISALRFLGREKGYRFIFLTTAVTNSVRLMEAMSEVKA; encoded by the exons ATGGCTTTTCCCCATCGGCCGGATGCCCCAGAGCTGCCTGACTTCTCCATGCTCAAGAGGCTGGCCCGAGACCAGCTCATCTATCTGCTGGAGCAG CTTCCAGGAAAAAAGGACTTGTTCATTGAGGCAGATCTCATGAGCCCGTTGGATCGAATCGCCAATGTCTCCATCCTAAAG CAACATGAAGTAGACAAGCTGTACAAAGTGGAGAACAAGCCAGCCTTCAGCTCCAGTGAACA ATTGTGCTTCTTGGTCAGACCTCGCATCAAGAATATGCGGTACATTGCCA ATCTTGTCAATGCTGACAAAATGGCTGGCCGAACTCGGAAATACAAAGTGATCTTCAGTCCTCAGAAG ttttatgCATGCGAGATGGTGCTTGAGGAAGAGGGCATCTACGGAG ATGTGAGCTGTGACGAATGGGCCTTCTCTTTGTTGCCTCTTGATGTGGATCTGTTGAGCATGGAACTACCAGAATTTTTCAGAGACTACTTCCTG GAAGGAGATCAGTGTTGGATCAACACTGTGGCACAGGCCTTGCACCTCCTCAGCACGCTCTATGGACCCTTCCCTAACTGCTATGGAATTGGCAGATGTGCTAAG ATGTCACATGAATTGTGGAGGAaactggaagaggaggaggatggtgAAACCAAGGGCCGAAGGCCAGAAATTGGACATGTCTTTCTCCTGGACAGAG ATGTGGACTTTGTGACGGCACTTTGCTCCCAGGTGGTTTACGAGGGCCTGGTGGATGACACCTTCCGCGTCAAGTGTG GGAGTGTCGACTTTGGCCCAGAAGTCACATCCTCTGACAAGAGTCTGAAGGTGCTGCTCAACGCCGAGGACAAG GTGTTTAATGAGATTCGTAACGAGCACTTCTCCAATGTCTTTGGCTTCTTGAGCCAGAAGGCCCGGAACCTGCAGGCCCAGTATGAC CGCCGGAGAGGCATGGACATCAAGCAGATGAAGAACTTCGTGTCCCAGGAGCTCAAGGGACTGAAGCAGGAACACCGCCTGCTGAGTCTCC ATATCGGGGCCTGTGAATCCATCATGAAGAAGAAAACCAAGCAGGACTTCCAGGAGCTCATCAAGACTGAGCATG CGCTGCTGGAGGGCTTCAGCATCCGTGAGAGCACCAACTACATTGAAGAGCACATAGACCGGCAG GTGTCACCCATAGAAAGCCTTCGCCTCATGTGCCTTTTGTCCATCACTGAGAATG GTTTGATCCCCAAGGATTACCGATCCCTGAAAACCCAGTATCTGCAG AGCTATGGCCCTGAGCACCTGCTAACCTTCTCCAATCTGCGGCGAGCTGGGCTCCTAACGGAGCAGGCCCCGGGGGACACCCTCACAGCTGTGGAGAGTAAAGTGAGCAAGCTGGTGACGGACAAGGCTGCAG GAAAGATTACTGATGCCTTCAGTTCTCTGGCCAAGAGGAGCAATTTCCGCGCCATCAGCAAGAAGCTGAATTTG ATCCCACGTGTGGATGGCGAGTATGATCTGAAGGTGCCACGTGACATGGCATATGTGTTCAGTGGTGCTTACGTGCCCCTCAGCTGCCGAATCATCGAGCAG GTGCTGGAGCGGCAAAGCTGGCAGGGCCTGGACGAAGTGGTGCGGCTTCTCAACTGCAGTGAGCTGGCATTCACAG ACATGACCAAGGAAGACAAGGCTTCCAGCGAGTCCCTGCGCCTCATCTTGGTGGTGTTCTTGGGTGGTTGCACATTCTCTGAGATCTCAGCCCTCCGGTTCCTGGGCAGAGAGAAAG GGTACAGGTTCATTTTTCTGACGACAGCAGTCACCAACAGCGTTCGCCTTATGGAGGCCATGAGTGAGGTGAAAGCCTGA